A single window of Aythya fuligula isolate bAytFul2 chromosome Z, bAytFul2.pri, whole genome shotgun sequence DNA harbors:
- the PHAX gene encoding phosphorylated adapter RNA export protein — translation MALEARRMEGDVEDGELSDSDSDMPGAGSPGGQQQKSHDGSNSGRPFQSSISSCAPSVPYRTTKSVDSSDESFSESDDDSCLWKRKRQKCFNLPPAKSEPFPLSQSHQKQTAVGGKKVNNIWGVVLQEQNQDAVATELGILGMDGSIDRSRQSETYNYLLAKKLMKEAQQKEAETLDKELDEYMHDDKKTTPAEEENGQGFLKRKRPVKDRLGERQEMKYKGRYEITEEDSEEKVADEIAYRLCEPKKDLIARVVKIIGKRKAIELLMETAEVEQNGGLFIVNGTRRRTPGGVYLNLLKNTPSVKEEQIKEIFYLENQKEYENKKAAKKRRIQVLGKKMKKAIKGLNLQEYDDASRETFASDTNEALASLDDLQDGHHEAKMEPEDIIEIDNAHDLEIF, via the exons ATGGCGCTGGAGGCGCGGCGGATGGAGGGCGACGTGGAGGACGGCGAGCTGTCCGACTCGGACTCCGACATGCCCGGGGCCGGCTCCCCggggggacagcagcag AAATCTCATGATGGCAGTAATTCAGGCAGACCTTTCCAGAGCAGCATTTCATCCTGTGCACCAAGCGTTCCTTATCGAACAACCAAAAGCGTGGATTCAAGTGATGAAAGCTTTTCCGAATCTGATGATGACAGCTGTCTGTGGAAACGAAAACGACAGAAATGTTTCAACCTTCCTCCTGCAAAGTCTGAGCCTTTTCCACTTAGCCAGAGCCACCAAAAACAAACTGCTGTAGGTGGTAAGAAGGTCAACAATATTTGGGGTGTTGTGCTTCAGGAGCAGAATCAGGATGCAGTGGCTACTGAACTTGGGATTCTAGGAATGGATGGCAGTATTGACAGAAGCAGGCAGTCTGAGACTTACAATTATTTATTGGCTAAAAAGCTGATGAAGGAAGCTCAGCAAAAGGAGGCAGAGACGTTAGATAAAGAACTGGATGAATACATGCATGATGACAAGAAAACAACTccagcagaagaagaaaatggacaAGGCTTTCTCAAACGGAAGCGGCCTGTAAAAGATAGACTGGGTGAAAGgcaagaaatgaaatataaaggaAGGTATGAAATAACAGAAGAAGattcagaggaaaaagtggCGGATGAAATAGCTTATCG aCTTTGTGAGCCAAAGAAAGACTTAATTGCCCGAGTAGTGAAAATAATTGGAAAGCGAAAAGCCATTGAACTGCTCATGGAAACAGCCGAAGTGGAACAAAATGGTGGACTGTTCATAGTG AATGGTACCAGGAGGAGAACACCAGGGGGTGTTTATTTAAACCTGCTGAAGAATACACCCAGTGTCAAAGAAGAACAAATCAAG gaaaTATTCTATCTGGAAAACCAAAAGGAgtatgaaaacaagaaagctgCAAAGAAGAGGAGAATACAAGTTCtaggaaagaagatgaaaaaagccATCAAAGGGCTTAACCTGCAAGAATACGATGATGCATCTCGTGAGACTTTTGCTAGTGATACAAATGAAGCTCTGGCTTCTCTGGATGATTTACAGGATGGACACCATGAAGCAAAGATGGAACCTGAGGATATTATAGAAATTGATAATGCTCATGATTTGGAGATCTTTTAG